From a single Eleginops maclovinus isolate JMC-PN-2008 ecotype Puerto Natales chromosome 2, JC_Emac_rtc_rv5, whole genome shotgun sequence genomic region:
- the LOC134878761 gene encoding protein FAM200A-like: protein MVACDSLMVMSCVANLTYYSLRTVLRAKLTHIYKHSRREYFKIGCSTANICYICTSLAIYLAPMDRFVVRKVPEGQAAMTEGQAATTEGQAATIGQGQASEASTSQKRRKRKYNEEYVKYGFTVTTDRAGEEVPLCFVCSTILCNEAMKPSKLTRHMETHHVHLKAKPVEYMQQMLRDFKGQQATMRKSAKINENALKASYLVALRVAKSKKPHTIAEQLILPAAIDMCRAMVSEECANKLKTIPLSDNTIGRRIGEMANDVKDQLMAKLQTVLFSLQIDETTDVTNDAQLLTFVRYEDSGTMCEEFLFCKPLPGRTTGVEIFKALDDFFTEHNISWQRCVALCSDGARAMSGSKTGLFAHVRRVAPGVIWTHCLIHREALASKDLSVELSGVFDVVVKTVNFIKRNALNTRLFSSLCHDLGSEHSSLLYHSEVRWLSRGAVLARVFELRGAIYEFLCEKHSDLASNFNDSYWLTKLAYLTDVFAELNKLNSSMQGRDANVMQLYEKLDAFVKKMSKWIERVESNNLAMFPSVEEYPDSTDINDTICEHLRKLVRQFAKYFTDSEEWRRDSKWILLPFSDDASVGSSLTAVEEDKLIEMSTDSVRRHMYDTQPLVKFWISCQTEFPQLAAKAMRCLLPFPTTYLCESGFSTLAYLKNKYRARLDPENDMRLSLSTISPRIDRLCGLHHAQISH from the coding sequence atggtagcctgtgattcgctaatggtaatgagttgcgtcgctaacctcacttattattcattacgtacagtcttgcgagcaaagttgacacacatttataagcatagccgacgagagtattttaagataggttgtagtacagcaaacatttgttacatatgtactagtctagctatatatctagcaccaatggatcgttttgtagtgaggaaagtgccagagggacaggctgccatgacagagggtcaggctgccacgacagagggacaggccgccacgatagggcaaggacaggcttccgaagcgtcaacttcgcaaaaaagacgaaaaagaaaatacaatgaggaatatgttaaatatggattcacagtgacgacagacagagcaggagaggaggtaccactgtgtttcgtatgttcaacaattctctgtaatgaagctatgaagccgtcgaaacttacgcggcatatggagacgcatcacgtccacttgaaggccaaacccgttgagtacatgcaacagatgttgcgtgatttcaaaggacagcaggctaccatgaggaagagtgcaaaaataaatgaaaacgcactgaaagcatcgtatctggtcgctctcagggttgcaaaaagtaagaagccccataccattgcagagcagcttatattgccagcagccatagatatgtgcagagctatggtaagcgaagaatgtgccaacaaattaaaaactattccgttgtcagacaacacaatcggaagacgaattggggaaatggcaaatgatgtcaaagaccagctgatggcaaaacttcagacagttctgttttcccttcaaatcgacgagacgacagatgttactaatgatgcgcaactgttaacatttgtgcgatacgaggacagtggcactatgtgcgaggaatttcttttttgcaaaccactgcccgggcgaactaccggtgtagaaatatttaaagcactggacgattttttcacggagcacaatatctcgtggcagaggtgcgttgcattatgcagcgatggggcccgagccatgagtggcagcaagactggactgtttgcgcatgtaaggagggtggctccgggggtaatttggacacactgcctgattcatagagaggctctcgcctccaaagatctcagtgttgagctcagtggtgtgtttgatgtcgttgtcaagacggtcaacttcataaaacgaaacgcattgaatacacgcctgttttcatccctatgccatgacttgggaagtgaacacagctctctcctttatcattcagaggtgcgttggctgtctcgcggcgctgtgctcgcccgtgtgtttgaactacgcggagctatctacgagttcttgtgcgagaagcattctgatctggcttccaatttcaacgatagttactggttaactaagctggcgtacctcacagatgtttttgcagagctgaacaagttgaacagctccatgcaagggagagatgcaaacgtcatgcagctctacgagaagctcgacgcatttgtgaaaaaaatgtcaaagtggatcgaacgagtggagagcaataacttggcgatgtttccttcagttgaggaataccctgacagcactgacatcaacgacactatatgtgagcatttgaggaagcttgtgcgtcaattcgcaaagtacttcactgattcggaagagtggcgccgtgacagcaagtggatcctgctcccattcagtgacgatgcatcagtagggtcaagtctgacggctgtggaagaggataagctgattgagatgtccacagactctgtcaggaggcatatgtacgacacacagccccttgttaaattctggataagttgccagacagaatttccacagcttgctgcaaaagcaatgaggtgtcttttgccctttccaaccacatacctgtgtgagagtggtttttctacactggcgtacttaaagaataagtacagggctaggcttgatccagagaatgacatgagactgtctctgtctaccatttcgccacgaatagacaggctgtgtggacttcaccacgcccagatatcacactga